A genomic region of Halobacteriovorax sp. JY17 contains the following coding sequences:
- the meaB gene encoding methylmalonyl Co-A mutase-associated GTPase MeaB: MIEVNAKNILAGNRRALAKAITLLESKRDDHRVQGQQLLEEVLPSSGKSIRIGITGTPGVGKSTFIETFGLYLISKGHKVAVLAVDPSSPISGGSIMGDKTRMEKLSQNESAFIRPSPSSGSLGGVAGKTRETALLCEAAGYDVILIETVGVGQSEYEVASMVDFFLVLMLPNAGDELQGIKKGILELADSIVINKVDGDSLNLANQTKAHYTGALQIIHPTSFWKPEVQLISSLENKNIDGVWEMIQRYKTEASSNGELQEKRVKQNKNWMQKLIVDLLDIRLKQHSKVSKELPLLEKKVVEGKTTPFLAANKIVELFLK; the protein is encoded by the coding sequence ATGATAGAAGTAAATGCGAAAAATATTCTTGCAGGAAATAGACGAGCTCTTGCTAAGGCCATTACTCTTTTAGAAAGTAAGAGAGATGACCATAGAGTTCAAGGACAGCAACTACTAGAAGAAGTACTTCCCTCTTCTGGGAAAAGTATTCGAATAGGTATTACAGGAACTCCTGGTGTTGGAAAATCTACCTTCATAGAGACTTTTGGTCTCTATCTTATTTCTAAAGGACATAAAGTCGCAGTTCTTGCTGTAGACCCAAGCTCACCAATTTCAGGTGGAAGTATTATGGGCGATAAAACAAGAATGGAAAAACTCTCACAAAATGAGAGCGCTTTTATTAGACCGTCTCCTTCCTCTGGAAGTCTTGGTGGAGTCGCGGGAAAAACAAGAGAGACAGCTCTTCTTTGTGAAGCTGCTGGTTATGACGTCATTCTCATCGAAACCGTTGGGGTTGGACAGTCTGAATATGAAGTTGCTTCAATGGTAGATTTCTTTCTAGTTCTCATGCTTCCAAATGCAGGTGATGAGCTTCAAGGAATAAAGAAAGGAATTTTAGAATTAGCAGACTCCATTGTTATTAACAAAGTCGATGGGGATTCTCTAAACTTGGCGAATCAAACAAAGGCCCACTACACGGGAGCACTTCAAATCATTCACCCAACTTCTTTTTGGAAGCCCGAGGTTCAACTAATCTCATCATTAGAGAATAAGAATATTGACGGCGTTTGGGAGATGATCCAAAGGTATAAAACTGAGGCTTCATCTAACGGAGAACTTCAAGAGAAGAGAGTAAAACAAAATAAGAATTGGATGCAGAAATTAATAGTAGACCTTTTAGATATAAGACTTAAGCAACATTCAAAAGTAAGCAAGGAACTTCCTTTACTTGAAAAGAAAGTCGTGGAAGGAAAGACAACTCCTTTCCTAGCAGCTAATAAAATCGTAGAACTTTTTTTAAAATAG
- a CDS encoding DUF5989 family protein yields the protein MTKEIKKKTLREGFRANNKMLKEIFLLIKKNKKWWLMPIFFVFAILSLFITLAGGSSILPAIYALF from the coding sequence ATGACAAAAGAAATTAAAAAGAAGACGTTAAGGGAAGGGTTTAGAGCTAATAACAAGATGCTTAAAGAGATCTTTCTCCTCATTAAGAAGAATAAGAAATGGTGGCTCATGCCTATATTCTTTGTCTTTGCAATCTTAAGTTTATTTATAACACTTGCAGGAGGAAGCTCTATTCTACCTGCAATTTACGCTCTTTTCTAA
- a CDS encoding SxtJ family membrane protein: MLYKDRQDKNKFKKYTTEEISGKKQVQEKRKISERELKSFGYQFTFILAVVIGLILPWVWKYEVSYIPFYLATLTLVLRFTFLKALLIFYHPWTFLSNILTYVKGSLLLFISYFLLLSPIGVFMKIIGKDPMKKNFIEGQDSYMTRYSEEFDPQSLKYPF; this comes from the coding sequence ATTCTTTATAAAGATAGACAAGATAAGAATAAATTTAAAAAGTATACGACTGAAGAAATAAGTGGAAAGAAACAAGTTCAAGAAAAGAGGAAGATTTCAGAAAGAGAATTAAAGTCATTTGGTTACCAATTTACCTTTATTCTCGCAGTTGTCATAGGGCTCATTCTTCCTTGGGTTTGGAAGTATGAAGTTTCTTATATTCCTTTTTACCTCGCTACCTTAACTCTTGTTCTTAGGTTTACTTTTCTAAAGGCTTTGTTAATTTTCTATCACCCGTGGACATTTCTCTCAAATATATTAACCTACGTAAAGGGAAGCCTTCTCTTATTTATAAGTTACTTTCTGCTTTTAAGTCCAATTGGGGTTTTTATGAAAATCATAGGAAAAGATCCTATGAAGAAAAATTTTATTGAGGGACAAGATTCCTATATGACAAGATATAGCGAAGAGTTTGACCCTCAATCATTAAAATACCCTTTTTAG
- a CDS encoding radical SAM protein: protein MISKIVDKLNQLQRDSSYSSSFDVSIYSFFYERNLIKDSLPSGVPSLLNALSDCSECYYGLQIDSYAEGCFHDCEYCWAKSDLSKVEKWNNPMPLPIDITEFWEMFYTVFETKKDHPLRTILERRTPLRVGSLSDPFMTMDKKYGVTLEIIKILNHYRYPTVFLTRSHNVVEERYLDYLDPTLFSIQISMPSLNEAFTKVLEPGAPSPTKRLEALKTLTDRGVWCTVRLNPLFPIYPDGVLSRSLSSDIRTGFFEFEYINTLAKYGCKSLLTGFVHLDMKVVNLITEKTGVDLMGFMSGEMKEMGEGFTYSNSEIRKYYEILKKRCQDNGIEFTTCYLGLGESYFWKDQDLWDNKEDCCNIKNKVSSFVTETRMIPVSNRLKIEFPQMSFWGRCLHSVWQNLKSFFFKQVFDK from the coding sequence ATGATTTCAAAGATTGTAGATAAACTTAATCAACTACAGAGAGACTCTAGTTATTCATCTTCGTTTGATGTTTCAATTTACTCATTCTTCTATGAGAGAAATCTGATTAAAGATTCGCTTCCAAGTGGAGTGCCAAGCTTATTGAATGCTTTAAGTGATTGTTCAGAATGCTATTACGGACTTCAGATTGATTCTTATGCTGAAGGCTGTTTCCACGACTGCGAATATTGTTGGGCAAAATCTGACTTATCCAAAGTTGAGAAATGGAATAATCCAATGCCTCTGCCAATTGATATTACAGAGTTTTGGGAAATGTTTTATACGGTTTTTGAAACGAAGAAAGATCATCCATTAAGGACAATACTTGAAAGAAGAACCCCTCTACGCGTCGGTTCTTTATCTGATCCATTTATGACGATGGATAAGAAGTATGGGGTAACTTTAGAGATAATTAAAATTTTGAATCATTACCGTTATCCAACAGTCTTTCTTACAAGATCGCATAATGTCGTTGAGGAGCGCTACCTCGACTATTTAGATCCGACTCTATTTTCTATACAGATTTCAATGCCGAGTTTAAATGAGGCATTTACAAAAGTATTAGAGCCTGGAGCACCTTCACCTACAAAGAGGTTAGAGGCTTTAAAAACTTTAACGGACCGAGGGGTTTGGTGTACGGTTAGGTTAAATCCTCTTTTTCCAATTTATCCAGATGGAGTATTATCTAGAAGTTTAAGTTCTGACATAAGGACAGGGTTCTTTGAATTTGAATATATTAATACTCTTGCTAAGTACGGCTGTAAGTCACTTTTAACGGGATTTGTTCATCTTGATATGAAAGTAGTCAACTTAATTACCGAGAAAACTGGTGTAGACCTTATGGGATTTATGTCTGGCGAAATGAAAGAGATGGGGGAAGGATTTACTTATTCAAATTCGGAGATCAGAAAGTACTATGAAATTTTAAAGAAGAGATGTCAGGATAATGGTATTGAATTTACAACTTGTTATCTAGGCTTAGGAGAGAGTTATTTTTGGAAAGATCAGGATCTCTGGGACAATAAAGAAGACTGCTGTAATATTAAAAATAAAGTAAGCTCCTTTGTCACAGAGACAAGAATGATTCCTGTCTCTAATAGATTAAAAATTGAATTTCCTCAAATGAGCTTTTGGGGCAGGTGCCTACACTCCGTTTGGCAAAATCTAAAGAGCTTTTTCTTTAAACAGGTTTTTGATAAATAA
- a CDS encoding SGNH/GDSL hydrolase family protein, with the protein MIKSKFKEISISILIAFVLILLMEGGAHFLYTPTRLDRIMKVLEENHHNLWKVKSNLDQEFFGANIKTNKEGFRITDGEEGWENSNIKIAILGASPSFGWGVENDQTYSSKIFHLSNKKISVKNFSQIGYSSFQGVHILEEAIKSKPTHILITYVINDLDYYRFFYSQNVEDKNVTPSNPLIIFLRNFIKELTLPKLIISQIPKKNASSISLKRETRVSLNDYVKNIKNLIKKAKANGITPILVKFPVNIPIQKNIGTDVKKIQNTKIRERSFLYNNEIEKISSQSNTPLIDFTKVVKENKNYLFLDPNGDTIHPNKLGHSLFADEVLNYFKKI; encoded by the coding sequence ATGATTAAATCAAAATTTAAAGAAATTTCTATTTCCATATTAATTGCATTCGTTCTTATCCTTCTAATGGAAGGGGGAGCTCATTTCTTATATACACCAACTCGTTTAGATAGAATTATGAAAGTTCTTGAAGAGAATCATCATAATTTATGGAAAGTTAAAAGTAACCTAGATCAAGAGTTCTTTGGTGCGAACATAAAGACAAATAAAGAAGGTTTTCGTATTACAGATGGAGAGGAGGGCTGGGAAAATTCTAATATTAAAATTGCAATTCTCGGGGCCTCTCCAAGCTTTGGTTGGGGAGTTGAAAATGATCAGACTTATTCCTCTAAGATATTTCATCTATCAAATAAGAAAATCTCCGTAAAGAATTTTTCTCAAATTGGCTATAGCTCCTTTCAAGGAGTTCACATATTAGAAGAGGCCATTAAATCGAAGCCCACTCATATTCTTATAACTTATGTCATAAATGATTTAGACTATTACCGTTTCTTCTATTCTCAAAACGTCGAAGATAAGAATGTTACCCCCTCAAATCCTCTTATTATTTTTCTAAGAAATTTCATAAAGGAGTTGACTCTACCTAAGCTTATAATTAGCCAAATACCAAAGAAAAACGCTTCCTCTATTAGTCTTAAAAGAGAGACTCGAGTTTCTCTAAATGACTATGTTAAAAATATTAAAAACTTAATAAAAAAAGCGAAGGCTAATGGAATAACTCCCATACTGGTGAAGTTTCCAGTAAACATACCTATCCAAAAGAATATTGGAACCGATGTAAAAAAAATACAAAACACAAAAATTCGAGAGAGGAGTTTCTTATATAATAATGAGATCGAAAAAATCTCGTCTCAAAGTAACACTCCTTTAATTGATTTTACAAAAGTAGTGAAAGAAAATAAGAACTACCTCTTCCTAGATCCAAATGGAGATACAATTCATCCTAATAAGCTAGGACATTCTCTCTTTGCAGATGAAGTATTAAACTATTTCAAAAAAATCTAA
- a CDS encoding cysteine desulfurase, with translation MALDPNELKKDFPVFENNKKFIYFDNACTSLRPKSVVSAMNEYYELHPSCHNRTLHSFGVQTTKKFENARNSIANFIGAESSSEIVFTRNTTEAINIVAKGINWQEGDHILTSDMEHNSNLLPWQFLSKEKGVLCSHFEIDENFEVDLEEYQRIFSKEKIKLVAFHYTSNVTGGSLPVKELSKIAKENGALVLIDCAQAMLTTSIDVQDLNADFIAFSFHKCLGPSGLGALYGKRNVLEALTPMLYGGETVIDSTYESCTFSDVPYRFEAGLQNYSGAFGAKAAIDYIQSVGVRNIRDHLLSLNTLLTDALIKEDRVTIIGPKNPKDRPSILNFTIEGLDLGQISLVLDKSHRIMVRSGVHCCHSWFHKKGLKPSLRVSLGPYNTKEEVEKFIEVITPIIRFF, from the coding sequence ATGGCACTAGATCCCAATGAATTAAAAAAAGACTTTCCTGTATTTGAAAATAATAAGAAATTTATTTACTTTGATAACGCTTGTACTAGCTTAAGGCCAAAGTCTGTCGTTAGTGCTATGAACGAATACTATGAACTACATCCATCGTGTCATAATAGGACTCTTCATTCTTTTGGTGTACAAACGACTAAGAAATTCGAGAATGCAAGAAACTCAATTGCTAACTTTATTGGTGCAGAGAGCTCCTCGGAGATCGTCTTTACACGTAATACGACAGAGGCAATCAATATTGTAGCAAAAGGAATAAACTGGCAAGAAGGTGATCATATTTTAACTTCTGATATGGAACATAACTCAAACCTCTTGCCGTGGCAGTTTCTTTCAAAAGAAAAAGGTGTCCTGTGCTCTCATTTTGAAATTGATGAAAACTTTGAAGTTGATTTAGAGGAATATCAAAGAATCTTTTCTAAAGAAAAAATTAAACTAGTTGCTTTCCATTATACTTCGAATGTTACTGGAGGCTCTCTTCCTGTAAAAGAGTTGTCAAAAATAGCGAAAGAAAATGGAGCACTTGTTCTGATTGATTGCGCTCAAGCAATGCTAACAACATCAATCGATGTACAAGACCTTAATGCAGACTTTATAGCTTTCTCATTTCATAAGTGCCTTGGTCCATCTGGTTTAGGGGCACTATATGGAAAGAGAAATGTTCTAGAGGCGTTAACTCCAATGTTATATGGTGGAGAAACGGTTATAGATTCTACTTATGAATCTTGTACGTTTAGTGATGTTCCCTATCGATTCGAAGCTGGTCTGCAAAATTACTCAGGAGCTTTTGGTGCGAAGGCCGCGATTGATTATATACAAAGTGTAGGCGTTAGAAATATTAGAGATCATTTACTTTCTCTTAATACGTTACTCACAGATGCACTGATAAAAGAGGATAGGGTTACAATAATTGGTCCTAAGAATCCTAAAGATAGACCAAGTATTTTAAACTTCACAATTGAAGGCCTTGACTTAGGACAAATTTCATTAGTTCTAGATAAGTCCCACCGAATAATGGTTCGAAGTGGAGTGCATTGTTGTCACTCATGGTTTCATAAGAAGGGATTAAAGCCATCTCTTAGAGTTTCTCTCGGTCCTTATAATACGAAAGAAGAAGTTGAGAAATTTATAGAAGTAATTACTCCTATAATTAGATTTTTTTGA